Proteins encoded by one window of Candidatus Zixiibacteriota bacterium:
- a CDS encoding tetratricopeptide repeat protein yields EKALGPDHPDVALSLNNLAFLYNTQGQYALAEPLYKRALEIREKALGPDHPNVAGSLENMAALYRATEREKEAEKLEQRAARIRGIKR; encoded by the coding sequence GAGAAGGCCCTCGGTCCAGACCATCCCGATGTGGCCTTGAGCCTGAACAACCTTGCGTTTCTCTACAACACCCAAGGCCAGTACGCGCTGGCCGAGCCGCTGTACAAGCGTGCGCTGGAGATTAGGGAGAAGGCCCTCGGTCCAGACCATCCCAATGTGGCCGGGAGCCTTGAAAATATGGCAGCGCTGTATCGAGCCACCGAGCGAGAGAAGGAAGCTGAAAAGCTTGAGCAGCGTGCGGCAAGAATTAGGGGAATCAAGCGGTGA